The region GTCAAACCTTGATAACAAAAAGATAAATAAGTAAACCGAAATAAAGTAAGGCAAATATAGCTACGATGAAAAATATAAGGAATAAATTATTATGAATTTTTTTTAAAATAACCTTAATTTCGTTTATGTCTTTATCTATCTTCATTGAATTGGTGCCCGGGGCCGGAATCGAACCGGCACGACCGTGAGGTCGAGGGATTTTAAGTCCCTTGCGTCTACCAATTTCGCCACCCGGGCTTGCAGTAACAGTATGGTGTGGCGAGATTTTAACACATTTTTATGAACATTTAATTTCATGTTTTGTGCCATTTTTATGACACAATTTTTTTGTTATTTGCTTGAATAACCCAGCAAATGAGTGGATGTTTTACTTGACTATGGTTAATCAATATCAGTAAAGATTAGTTCACTTTTGAGAATTATTATTGTTGGTAAAAGGATTAAATTACTAGTAGATTTTCTAAAAAAAAAGAGCCGTTAGGTTCTTTTTTCTTAAAATACACTTTTTAAGTTATTTGAACCAATAAGCCAATCCGATTCGTAATGTTTGGTCATCATAGTCGTAATGTTGTTGTGCCCCAGCACCATACATATATGCAGTATCGACAGTTTCGGAACCATAATTGGTATAAAGGTATTCTGCACTCATTGAAAGATTATCAGAAATAAAATGCTCCCCACCTAAACCGATAACCCAACCATCTGAATGTTTCTTGTTTGTTGCTGTTCCGTTAAATTGCCCACCCCCTACACCAACGGTAACTTGGTCTGTACGCTCAATATCTATTCTTGAATAACCTGAGGTTAAATATACAAGAGATTTTGAATTATCAAATAAATAACCCAATTTTGCTTTTAGATCGAAACGATTATCAATTTTTGCGCTTTCAGGATAGCGAGTATCTATTACTCCATTCACATACCAAGTAGCATTGTGCTTGTCATTATCATATTTATGAAAACTTGCGTCCAAGCCAAATACTATTTTGTCTGAAACAAGCCAGTTATAACCTCCCTTAAGTCCTAAAGATAGGCTTCCGTCATAATCAGTATCTAAAGTATATCCTGAAGAAACTCCATTAGACGACTCAGTACCTTTTTCATCTGAAGACATGACTCTTGATAAATCTATACCTAAATACGCTCCTTCAAACAAAGATCGAGTTTCAGAGAACGCTGTAGTTGAGATAAATATAAGTGATACAAAAAGATTTATTTTTTTCATTGACAGGTTCTCATTAAATTTAGTTTAAGGAGTAACGTAAAAGAAATGTCGTTATCAAGATCCTAATTAATCAAATTATACATGTTTTGTTACTAATCTTATCGAGAATTTTTAACAGGTGAGAATAGATAACAATAGGAGTTTCGGTGAGTCAAGAGTGAGTCATTTTGAATTTTTTAGTGCTCTTGAAGGTGCATAAACACTGGAGATATGCCTTGATTTTGGGATTTTAAGTCCCTTGCGTCTACCATTAATACTGGAGATCTGTTAGCTTAATTCCACAATTAAAATGGAGGCGCGTGCCGGAATCGAACCGGCGTCTAAGGCTTTGCAGGCCTCTGCATAACCACTTTGCTAACGCGCCACTAACTAAACAAAAAAAGGGAATAAATTCCCTTTTTAACAAAAAATTGGAGCGGGAAACGAGGTTCGAACTCGCGACCTATACCTTGGCAAGGTATCGCTCTACCAGCTGAGCTATTCCCGCAAACAGAAGGCAGTATTTTAGCTATTTTTCGCATACTGTCAATGATAGTAAAAATTGTAACTTAATAACCATTACATTTTTTTTACGGCATTTATTGATATTTTCAAATAATAAAACATCGATATAACGGTCAGTAATGCTGCTAGATATATCAAGATTTCTCCTATTTTTTGTATCGGAATAAATCCAATATTTTCAAAATATAATAAAAATATAATAGCCGCCATTTGTGCGGTAGTTTTTAATTTGCCAATAAAGGCGACAGCAATACTTTGCGACTTGCCTAACTGCGCCATCCATTCTCTTAAAGAGCTAACCGTAAATTCTCTACCAATAATAATTAATGCAATCACTAAGTTAATGCGCCCTAGATCTAATAACAAAAGCAATGCTGTAATCACAATTAATTTATCAGCCACTGGATCAAGGAAGGCACCAAATTTTGATGTTTGTTTTAATTTTCTCGCTAAATACCCATCAAGCCAATCTGTGATTGCTGCTAAAGAAAAGATAAAAGTTCCTAAGATATTTTTTTCCGTCAGGCTGAGAGTGCTATCAGGTACATAAAAAATAATGACTAAGACAGGTATTAAGGCTACCCTAAATAAAGTCAGTAAATTTGGTACATTAATAATTTTCAATGAATCTGCCCTTTAATGAAAATGATTGTAAATAGTCTCGGCTAATTTTACATTAATTCCTTCGACTAATAATAGCTCTCGAACATCAGCCTCTTTGATACCTTGAATTCCACCAAAGTAGACAAGTAAATTTCTTCGTTTCGTTTGTCCTATGCCTTCAATTTCTTCCAATGAGGAGGTGAATCGAGCTTTTTTTCTTCTTGCCCTGTGGCCTGTAATTGCAAATCGATGGGCCTCATCTCGTATTTGAATGATTAATTGAAAGCCCATGTTATTGATATCGATATTTTCTAAAATATCTCCATTCGCAATGTGTAATGTTTCAGCTCCAGATTTTCTTTTTTCGCCCTTGGTTACCCCTACCAGGATTATGTCATCCAAGCTAAGTTGCTTCATAATCTTGACAGCAATACCTAGCTGACCCTTTCCACCATCAATCAGAACGACATCTGGTCTTATCCCATCTGTATCAACAATTTTTTTATACCGTCTCTCTAACACCTCTTGCATGGCAGCATAATCGTCACCAGGCTTATTATTTTTGATGTTATATCGGCGGTAATCTTTTTTTTGAATTCCATTTTTATCAAATACCACACAAGAGGCAACAGTCCCCTCACCCATCATATGGCTGACATCAAAACATTCAATTCGATTTTTATTTGAGGGAATATTTAATAACTGAGTAAATGCCTCAATTTTATTTTTAAAGCTTAATGTTTCATTACTTTTTTGGCTTATAGCAATCAATGCATTTTTCTTTGCCATTTCCATCCACATTCTTTTTTCATTCGTTAGCCTAGTAATGATTTTAATTTTTTTATATTTTTTTAATTCAAAAAATTTCTCAAGTAAGCCCTTGTTTACTTTTTTCTCAATGATAACGACAGGTGGTGGTGACTTTTCATCATAATATTGAGCGATAAAAATTTCTAGAATGTTATTGTCTGAATTATCTGCTATACCCTTTGGGAAAAAACTTTTATCTCCTAGGTGCTTAGCATTTCTGATCATCACTAAATTTACACAAAAAACTCCATCTTTTTCTTCGATTGCAATAATATCAGCATCATTTTCACTAAAATCACTTACAAATTGTTTGAGTCTGACTTGTCTTAAACTTTGAATTCTATCTCTGAAAATAGCCGCTCTTTCAAACTCATTATTTTCTGAAAAAATATTCATCTTTTCAGATAAGCTATTGATTACCTTAGTATCTTTCCCATTTAAAAACATCATTGCCTGATCAATATCTTCCCTGTAGTCATCCTCTGAGATTAAATCAACACAAGGTGCTGAACATCTTTGAATTTGATGTTCCATACAGGGACGTGATCTATTTTTAAATACAGAATTTTCACATGTTCTTAATAAAAAAACTTTTTGTAAAAGTTTTATGCTATCTCTGACCGCAGGTGAATTTGGAAAAGGCCCAAAATAATTTTGATCTTTTTTTTGTACGCCTCGATGAAATGATATTCTTGGGTACTGGTCGCCTGAAATTTTTAAATAAGGATATGATTTGTCATCCCTAAAAATAACATTGTATCTTGGCATGTGATTTCTAATTAGGTTATTCTCAAGAATTAAGGCTTCTGCCTCAGTATTTGTCACAGTAAATTCAATAGAATTTATATTACTTACCATCATTTTTGTTCTGGGGCTTGCGTGATTCTTTCCAAAATACGAATTCACCCTTTTTTTAATATCCTTGGCCTTACCGATATAAATGATCTCATTTTTATCATTGATCATTCTATATATACCCGGCAGGCTGGGAAATTTTTTAATCTCTTTTTTTAGATCATTCAAAACTAACCCAGTAAATTGCCTCCAATTGCCCAATCTTCAGATTCAACTTCTTCAAATACGATATAGGTATATGATGCTGGTTTGTTAGCAACCCTTTGCATTACATCCGTTATTTCCTTCGCTATTTCTTGCTTTTGGTTTTTATCAAGTTTTCCAGCGAGTTTCACATTTATATATGGCATTTTTATTCCTCCATTTCTTTTTTGATTGATAAAAAAACATCATTAAACATTTGAGTTGTTAATCTCCTTGTTTGAGTATTATATCGACTGCAGTGGTAACTATCATAAAGAATTAGGTCATTTGGTAATTCATGCCTAGCGGCATGAGAAAAACTAAAATTTTTTTTTGTTAAGGTGAGTGCAGATAAAATCGCGTTATGTGCAATTGTTCCTAACGCTAATAGGATAGTTTTAGGTTTAAGCAATTCTATCTCGCATTTTAGGAATTGATTGCAATTTTTAATTTCTAGCGTTGTGGGTTTGTTGAGGGGGGGTAGGCACTTTACGGCATTGGTAATTCTACAATTATGTAACTCAAGGCCATCACTCCTCTCCTTTGAGTTCGGTTTATTTGAGAGACCATGCTTAAATAATGTTTCATATAAAATGATGCCCGCGTGATCACCCGTAAAGGGGCGGCCAGTTTTATTCGCTCCATGAAGGCCTGGAGCCAATCCCACAATGAGTAACTTTATATTTTTATCCCCAAAGGCTGGGACAGGCTTACAAAAATAATCTGGGTATTTTTTCTTTGAAACACTTAGAAAATCATTTAACCGATCACATCTATTACAATTAGCATCATAATTCATTTTAAAAATTAGCTCACAGGGGCAATCTCTATATATTTACTGTTGTAGTCAGTGAGTTGATCAAAATTTAAATACTTATAAATTTCACTCGAGTCTTTATTTATCTTATCCTTCATAAACTTCAAATACTCCTCTTTCGAAGGAATGTAACCTAGCAATGCGCATATAGATGCCAATTCAGCTGAGCCAAGATACACTTGGGCATCCTTACCCATCCTATTATCAAAGTTTCTTGTGCTGGTTGAAAAGACCGTTGCTTTATCCTCAACTCTTGCCTGGTTTCCCATACAAAGGCTACAGCCTGGTATTTCAGTCCTTGCGCCAACTTGCTCGAAAATCTTATAGATTCCTTCTTTTTTTAGTTGCGACTCATCCATCCTGGTCGGTGGTGCAATCCATAACTGATTAACAGCTTTCTCTTCATTTTTCATTACAAAACCAGCGGCCCTGTAATGGCCAATGTTTGTCATACAACTCCCAATAAAAACCTCATCAATTTTATTTAACTCAACCTCTGATAATTTTTTTATATCGTCTGGATCGTTTGGGCAGGCAACTAATGGTTCTGTTATAGAGTTTAAATCTATATTTAAAGTATATGCATATTGAGCGTCTTCATCTGGTTTAAGTAGTTTCGGACTTTGAATCCATTCCTTCATTTCATTAATTCTACGACTTAAGGTTCTTGCATCCTGATAACCATTTTCGATCATTTTTTCCATTAAGAAAACATTAGATTGCAAAAATTCGATGATGGGTTCTTCATTTAATCTCACTGTACAGCCGTTAGCAGATCTTTCAGCTGAAGCATCAGAAAACTCAAAAGCTTGCTCAACCTTTAGGTCAGGTAACCCTTCAATCTCCAATATCTTGCCGTTAAAGATATTCTTTTTACCTTTTTTCCCAATTGTTAGCTGATTTTCTTGGATCGCATAATAAGGAATTGCATTAACTAAATCCCTTAAGGTAATCCCAGGTTGCATTTCACCAGAAAATCGAACAAGTACTGACTCTGGCATATCAATTGGTATCACACCAATGGCAGCCGCAAATGCGACTAGACCTGAGCCTGCAGGGAAAGATATTCCGATAGGGAAACGGGTATGTGAATCCCCACCTGTACCTACCGTGTCCGGGAGTATCATCCTGTTAAGCCATGAATGTATTACTCCATCTCCCGCTTTGAGAGACACGCCTCCTCGGCTACTCATAAATTCAGGTAATGTGTGTTGAAGCTCAATGTCAACTGGCTTTGGGTACGCTGCCGTATGACAAAAGCTCTGCATAACTAATTCAGCACTAAACCCTAAGCATGCTAGGTCCTTAAGCTCATCTCTAGTCATAGCACCCGTAGTATCTTGTGATCCAACCGTTGTTATTTTTGGCTCGCAATAGGTCCCGGGGGAGATGCCATCAACACCACAAGCCTTGCCAACCATCTTCTGGGCTAATGTAAAACCATGTTTTTTTTGTCCTTTGTTTATTGACTCTATAAAGATTTTTGTTGCTCCGAGACCTAATGTATTTCTTGATTTTTCAGTTAACCCTTTACCAATAATTAGGGAGACTCTTCCACCCGCCCTCACCTCATCAAGGAGTGTTTTCGGTCTGATATCGAAACTTGATAAGACATTATTACTTTCGTCAGAAATTTTTCCTTTTGAAAAGTCAATTTCTATTATGTCTCCTGTCTTAAAATTTGAAACCTCACATTCAATGGGTATCGCACCTGAGTCCTCTGCTGTATTAAAGAAAATAGGCGCAATTTTTCCACCTAATATCACGCCCTCAGTATTTTTGTTTGGTACATGAGGAATTGACTTACCAAAATGCCACTGAAGAGAATTGATCGCGGACTTTCTTGATGAGCCCGTTCCAACAATATCGCCAACAAAAACAATGGGGAGGTTTTTTCCTTTTAAATTTTTTATTTGATCAAAAATATCTGGAGTCTTATTCAACAGCATAGATTTTGCATGAAGCGGAATATCAGGCCTAGACCATGCCTCTTGTGCAGGTGACAAATCGTCAGTATTGATTTCTCCATCAGCCTTAAAGACAATCATTTTAATTTTATTAGGTGTTTTAGGTTTTGTTGTAAACCAGTCTGCCGCTGCCCAGGACTTAAGCACTTTAGTTGCATATTTATTGCCTTTATTATGAAGTTTTTCAACGTCGTAGTATGAATCGAAAATGAGCACACTTTTTGATAATGACTCAGCGGCCACTTCAGCTTGATCGCTCTTAAGCAGCTTAACAAGTGCTTGAACGTTATAACCACCAAGCATGGTTGATAATAATTCTGTAGCGTACTCTGGACTTATATAAGGACTCGTAATTTTTTTTGTTGCTATATCATTCAAAAATGCTGCTTTTATATAAGCTGCTGGATCGACTCCGGCCGGGACCTTATTGATAAAAATATCAATCAATTTTTCAGATTGCTCTAATTCATCTTGTTTAAGGAGTTCTACTAAGTCTGCTGTCTGTTCAGGTGTTAATGCAAGCGCAGGCAGGCCTTGTTCTATTCTTTTTTCTTCGTCCGATAAGTACGATTTAAGCATGGATACCCTTAGATTTTATATTTGAAATTCGTCCGTAGCATAGATTTTAAATTAAAAAGGGTGATTTCCCAAAAGGTAACTCCCATTTTCATTTATTAATGATAGAAAAAATTATTGTTTTATTTGATGTTAAAATAGTTAACACAGGTTAAACAAAGGTTTTTTTATGTCTTTTGCAATCACTTCTATTTCACCCATTGACGGAAGATATTCCAAACAAACGGAAAGTTTGAAGCCAGTATTTAGTGAATTTGGATTAATTAAAAATAGGGTCAAAGTTGAAATACTCTGGTTAATCGCGCTGTGCAATGATAAAGAGATCAAGGAGCTTCCCAAATTTTCAAAACAAGCCTTAAAGTATTTGAATCATCTATTTTTAGATTTTAATGAGAAGGATGCAAAAGCAATAAAGGAAATTGAAAAAAAAACGAATCATGATGTTAAGGCTGTTGAATATTGGATAAGAAATCAACTAAAAAAGAAAAAATTAAATAAGGTAAATGAATTTATCCATTTTTCTTTGACATCTGAGGATGTAAATAATTTAGCATATGCCTTGATGCTCAAAGAGGGTCTTTCAGAAACAATCCTACCAAGTATTAAAAAAATTAATGCCATCCTAAGGGCAAATTCTAAAAAATTTGCTGCCCTACCAATG is a window of Methylophilales bacterium DNA encoding:
- the uvrC gene encoding excinuclease ABC subunit UvrC; this translates as MNDLKKEIKKFPSLPGIYRMINDKNEIIYIGKAKDIKKRVNSYFGKNHASPRTKMMVSNINSIEFTVTNTEAEALILENNLIRNHMPRYNVIFRDDKSYPYLKISGDQYPRISFHRGVQKKDQNYFGPFPNSPAVRDSIKLLQKVFLLRTCENSVFKNRSRPCMEHQIQRCSAPCVDLISEDDYREDIDQAMMFLNGKDTKVINSLSEKMNIFSENNEFERAAIFRDRIQSLRQVRLKQFVSDFSENDADIIAIEEKDGVFCVNLVMIRNAKHLGDKSFFPKGIADNSDNNILEIFIAQYYDEKSPPPVVIIEKKVNKGLLEKFFELKKYKKIKIITRLTNEKRMWMEMAKKNALIAISQKSNETLSFKNKIEAFTQLLNIPSNKNRIECFDVSHMMGEGTVASCVVFDKNGIQKKDYRRYNIKNNKPGDDYAAMQEVLERRYKKIVDTDGIRPDVVLIDGGKGQLGIAVKIMKQLSLDDIILVGVTKGEKRKSGAETLHIANGDILENIDINNMGFQLIIQIRDEAHRFAITGHRARRKKARFTSSLEEIEGIGQTKRRNLLVYFGGIQGIKEADVRELLLVEGINVKLAETIYNHFH
- a CDS encoding uracil-DNA glycosylase, which gives rise to MNYDANCNRCDRLNDFLSVSKKKYPDYFCKPVPAFGDKNIKLLIVGLAPGLHGANKTGRPFTGDHAGIILYETLFKHGLSNKPNSKERSDGLELHNCRITNAVKCLPPLNKPTTLEIKNCNQFLKCEIELLKPKTILLALGTIAHNAILSALTLTKKNFSFSHAARHELPNDLILYDSYHCSRYNTQTRRLTTQMFNDVFLSIKKEMEE
- a CDS encoding 4-oxalocrotonate tautomerase family protein: MPYINVKLAGKLDKNQKQEIAKEITDVMQRVANKPASYTYIVFEEVESEDWAIGGNLLG
- a CDS encoding bifunctional aconitate hydratase 2/2-methylisocitrate dehydratase, which encodes MLKSYLSDEEKRIEQGLPALALTPEQTADLVELLKQDELEQSEKLIDIFINKVPAGVDPAAYIKAAFLNDIATKKITSPYISPEYATELLSTMLGGYNVQALVKLLKSDQAEVAAESLSKSVLIFDSYYDVEKLHNKGNKYATKVLKSWAAADWFTTKPKTPNKIKMIVFKADGEINTDDLSPAQEAWSRPDIPLHAKSMLLNKTPDIFDQIKNLKGKNLPIVFVGDIVGTGSSRKSAINSLQWHFGKSIPHVPNKNTEGVILGGKIAPIFFNTAEDSGAIPIECEVSNFKTGDIIEIDFSKGKISDESNNVLSSFDIRPKTLLDEVRAGGRVSLIIGKGLTEKSRNTLGLGATKIFIESINKGQKKHGFTLAQKMVGKACGVDGISPGTYCEPKITTVGSQDTTGAMTRDELKDLACLGFSAELVMQSFCHTAAYPKPVDIELQHTLPEFMSSRGGVSLKAGDGVIHSWLNRMILPDTVGTGGDSHTRFPIGISFPAGSGLVAFAAAIGVIPIDMPESVLVRFSGEMQPGITLRDLVNAIPYYAIQENQLTIGKKGKKNIFNGKILEIEGLPDLKVEQAFEFSDASAERSANGCTVRLNEEPIIEFLQSNVFLMEKMIENGYQDARTLSRRINEMKEWIQSPKLLKPDEDAQYAYTLNIDLNSITEPLVACPNDPDDIKKLSEVELNKIDEVFIGSCMTNIGHYRAAGFVMKNEEKAVNQLWIAPPTRMDESQLKKEGIYKIFEQVGARTEIPGCSLCMGNQARVEDKATVFSTSTRNFDNRMGKDAQVYLGSAELASICALLGYIPSKEEYLKFMKDKINKDSSEIYKYLNFDQLTDYNSKYIEIAPVS
- a CDS encoding outer membrane beta-barrel protein — encoded protein: MKKINLFVSLIFISTTAFSETRSLFEGAYLGIDLSRVMSSDEKGTESSNGVSSGYTLDTDYDGSLSLGLKGGYNWLVSDKIVFGLDASFHKYDNDKHNATWYVNGVIDTRYPESAKIDNRFDLKAKLGYLFDNSKSLVYLTSGYSRIDIERTDQVTVGVGGGQFNGTATNKKHSDGWVIGLGGEHFISDNLSMSAEYLYTNYGSETVDTAYMYGAGAQQHYDYDDQTLRIGLAYWFK
- the pgsA gene encoding CDP-diacylglycerol--glycerol-3-phosphate 3-phosphatidyltransferase, yielding MNVPNLLTLFRVALIPVLVIIFYVPDSTLSLTEKNILGTFIFSLAAITDWLDGYLARKLKQTSKFGAFLDPVADKLIVITALLLLLDLGRINLVIALIIIGREFTVSSLREWMAQLGKSQSIAVAFIGKLKTTAQMAAIIFLLYFENIGFIPIQKIGEILIYLAALLTVISMFYYLKISINAVKKM